CGATGTGTGTGGCGTTTCGACATGATTTTGCATCTGGGAGATGTAGCTTCTTACCCTCATATAGAACACCCTTTTAGgtatttttgttcattttacCATTTATGTCCATGTACAATTGCTCACAACTATCTCGACTGTCTTTTCTTTACCCACATTTTGCGTCATCCTCTAACGATAGTATATATATGTTGTAGCTAGTTCAGATTTTAATAAATTATGTTTTAACTTTGTTTTACTGATGAGTTCAATTTTTGTTGTAGTGAACTATGGACGAAAATACcgtttttccaaaaaaaaacattatttattatttattgtttggtgtgtgtgtgtgtgtttaaatatatatatacatatataaacCCCTTTGCGTGAGTTGTTACCattcttttctcctctctGTGAAATCATTTCACAAAAATGTGTTGGTCGTTCTAAACAATTTGACTTTCATGTTTTCTACTACAAAAAATGGACAAGCGCGGCCACGTTATCATGATCTAGTGTTCGACACAAAATGATAAAGGGTACATCTCGAAAAACCTACACATTAGCTCGTTTTATGAGAAAAATTAAAGGCGATAAGCAATTATTTAACGTACTGCTGCAGTGCTGCACCTACGCATTAGCTCGTTTTATGAGGAAAAATAAAGGCATGCGCTGGAAATAAGCAATTATTTTAACGTACTGCTGCAGTGCTGCCCCTTTTGTAAAGCAAAGCACTGTTAAGTACTTAAGTGCAGTACAAATCAATTTATTTTGCACCTAAGCTAATAAGGGGCTACTACAAGAAAGCAAACTTTGCTTGCGGAATACCATGAATCGGAGGTGTGGAATGGACGATACAATGTACTCCTCGATTAGGGCTTTTTTTTGCTGGTAGAGGGCTGCATGCATtatatcgatcgatcggtggGTGATCAAATCAATGGTCAACATTAACTGCAGACCTGTAAATTCGGCGCCAAAAGTTAACTCGCTTTTTCATATCAAATCACTCGAAATCATGTCACGTCGGGTCGAGCGAGCTGTATGACCAGTGCAGATCGACAACTATAAAAGCATGCATAGCCTCTTCCTGGCTCTTCAGTCTTCACCCATACAAACAACACAAACAAGTAGCCATAGCTTGCTATATCTATCGTACGTGTTTGCGCCATGGGAGCTGCCCCAAGAGGCCTGATCTATGTTGTTTGCGCCATTTTGATCGCGATCGCTGCCGCTGTGGACGCTGCAGATGTTGCGTCAGTCGTTGTCGGCTTAGCCAAGTGTGCTGACTGCGGTAGGAAGAACCTGAAAGCTGAGGATGCCTTCAAAGGTAAGTATATACACGCACATTGATCCTTCACTTGCTAAATGCAGCTCGCTGTTTGCCTGTTTCCCGTGGTGGCTGTTGTTAATGATGCCATATGCGTGTGTGCGTGTATGTGTTCAGGTCTTCAAGTAGCCATCAAGTGCAAGAACGACGACAACGGCGAGTACGAGAGCAAGGCCGTCGGCGAGCTCGACAGCACCGGCGCGTTCAGCATCCCCCTCGACACCGACCTCCACAGCAGCGACTGCTTCGCGCAGCTCCACAGCGAGGAGAACACGCCGTGCCCCGGGCAGGCTCCGTCCAAGATCATGCCACTTTCCAAGGGCGACCACGACGGCGACGTCCATGAGAAGAACACTtttgtcgccgtcgccggcaaGACGCACTACTCGTTGTCTACCGCGTGCACATCGGCATTCCTCTGTGACCCGATCAAGGACTTCTTCGACTTCTTCCACAAGAAGCCCGATGCTCCagagcccaagcccaagccggAGCCCAAGCCAGAACCGTCGCCGGAGTACGGTAGCGCACCACCATCGCCGAGTACTCCGATCTACCACTAAAATCGTTTGCGCGTGCACACTTCGTAATGTCGCCCTTCCCTACAACACGCTGAAGGATGCCCACCGCCTCGGTACTGCCTCGCTGGTGGTGCTACATCGTCAGTTGAACGACTTCCAGTTTCCTTGTTTGTTCCTGGATGGAGAATAAATATTGTGACAACTAAGTGTGTGTATcagatgtttcttttttctttttttgcgagttGTATCAGATGTTTCTGTTGTGACAATTAAGTGTGTGTATCAGATGTTCCTGTTTAATGAGATAATATGTAAGTGTAAACCTTTTTGGGTGCTTCCATATTTCTCTTCAAACTAGTGATCACCCCCCGTTGTGTTGCTAGTTCAGTTTATGTGTCCACATAACTTCAGTGTCTGGACAAATAACTTCAATGCATGACTAGGAGCTACGAGAACACCATCATAGAATATACAGTTTCACAAGCAAATCTCGTATTAATTTGTTGATACATATGAGTGATaatgttcaaaaaaaattacatttagtcataaatacataaaaaatatcatcaTCAGATGATTGCACGCCTCtatagggcatatctccaacacaAAGTTATGATTGTACAGGCCATAGCTCGCGTAGAGATGACCAGGTTTTGTGCTTCGGAGCGTCCGGGAGATGACTCAACCAAAAGTTGCAGCCAGTGAGCTCGAGGCGCCCTAGCTGAGAACATCCCGAGGTGCAGAGAAGCTACCCAAAATCACAAGTGTCGCTATCGTCCGAACAGTCTGCTCGTATGCACCAGCACGCCGCCATGACGCCCAATGAAGTAAGAGAACCTCCAGGGGGAGCTCCTATTTGTCTTTCCTATTTTGGATGTTGTTTGGACAAATGTAGATGAACTAAAATATCATAGTAGCCAATGGTAATTTCCATTTGTCCgtcacttttttttcatttcattaTTTCTTAGTGCTATTTTTGACATACATATATGAGTAAACATCACTAGTAGTttgaagagagagagagggaggataGATGGTAAAAAAATGGGGACAAATTACTATCTTGCACCCCATCCGAACCGTTAGGACATCTGCAAAGGATGACTCATAATCGACTCTTATTTGGAATTTGGTGATGTGCAGAAAGAATCGACTAAGAATCATGTGCTGTTTTAAGGGGATGGCtaagaatcatccaagagttttttttcttgaagaaaaatcACCTAAGAGTTAACATTGTGGTCATTGCATAACATATAACAAATCATTTATATTACTGCTGACACTAACTCTTATTATTGTATTATTgtagattttcttttgagaatcTCTTATTATTGTAGATGGGTTTTAACCAAGAAACGCGGTTGGAATCACCGTGCGGCCTAAGAGGGCCCATAGCGAGGTTGGTCGTAGACAGGCCGCCGGCCGAGTGAGGCCCATAGATAATAGCACTCGACTCGAGGACGGCAAGTACGCAATTGCCTTGTGCCTACGGCGCCGGTGGCCCGCTGACCCCGTCCGTCATCCGAAGCCGCCACGAACCAAAGCATCTTCACGCGCGCACCTCCCCCCtcccatggcgccgccgttcgccgccgccgccgtctcctcctcgtcccctctcttctccccGTCGTCATCCCGCCccatcctccgccgccagctgccgctgacctccatctccttgcggccgcggcggctctCGCTcgcggcctccgccgcggcggctgAGTCAGCCGGGAGGCTGCTTCTCGAGGTGCGCGGTCTTACCGCCTCTGTGAAGGAGACCGGGCAGCAGATCCTGAAAGGGGTCGACCTCACCATCCACGAGGGCGAGGTTCGTGTCGCTGTGTGGTGTGGGTCTGGAAGAGTTGGAGGCTTGCGGGGGCAGTGTTTTGATTGGTGCCGTAAGGTTTGGGGGTGTTGATTTGTGTTTGTTTCTGTCTGCGTGTGATGATAGGTTCACGCGATCATGGGGAAGAACGGCTCCGGCAAGAGCACCCTCACAAAGGTTAGGTCCTAATGCTAATCCGTCCACGTTTGCCTCGACTGTAAATCGTTGCCTATATACATTTATGTGCCTGTTTGAGACTTTTCCGTCGAATGGAGGAGGCAGCTTTGTCAGGATCAAGAACCAAAATGGCAAATTGAAGAGTGCAATTTCGTTTTCACCATATATTGATCAATCGCACCGGTTTTGCCTATTGTGATGAGATTTTGCTTGAAACAAAAAACCTGCCGTTTTAGTTACGTGTGGCTTCTCCAGTATGGCAGCTAGGATTGGGTTCTTAGGTTTTATTTGTCTCTTGCGATGAGATTTTGCTTGAAACAAAAAACCCTGCCATTTTAGTTAGGTGTGGCTTCTCCAGTATGGCAGCTACGATTGGGTTCTTAGGTGTTATTTGGTTTGATGAATCAAATGGTTAATGTACAATCCAATTCTAGGTTCATTGTTTGGTTAGTCCATCACTACCTTTCCCTTGATAAGTACTCCCTCGATATCAAAAAATTTCGAGGgcagataattttttttccaagtcCTGCCAAATTCTATGGCTTATTAGCCTTTCCGCTTCATTTCCTTTTCTAAGTGAGCATGCATGTAGCCGTTTTGGTGATCGAGGCCAAATACTTGCTTGTTACATGTGAATGATATGCGCGGACTAGCAGGTGAAACACGTGAAGCAAGGAGATTTGTGGAGATTAATTAAGAGATCTGTGTTGACAAATTAGGGACATAGTGCATGTGGCCCCTCCTTGGTATCTGGAGTTTCTTTATCTGCCCTAAAATTTGATATGGAGAGAGTGCAAGCCAAGTACAAAATGAAGAATTGAGTCATTCCACCAAACTTTGCGCATCATGTAATGATAGACCAACCCATGATGGAAGTGGTGATTACTCAAATTGAACACCTTCTTAGTTGGGAGTGTTATGGATTTACGAGAGATTTATGCCTTGTATGTCTGTTTTTTGGATAAGTTGTACATATGAGAGCCCTTTTCTGACAAACCTTTTAGGCACCAATCTAGAAGACATTTAGACTTGAAAAGAGACAGCTTACAATGAGAAATTAGAGCTACTCAGATATAAAACAAAACCCATCCATTACTTTGTGTAGCATCCTACATACCACCCCTTCTAGAACAATGAGCGGATGTTCTCCTTTAACCAGACACATACATCAACCTATTTTGACAGATTGCACACTAAGGCTTTTACAGTAGACCATCTTAAATTTTCATCCAAAACAACAAATGTCTACCAAGATCTGATATAAGAGTTTTTCGTCCGAAACAATAAAAGTCTACCAAGTTCTGATATACGAGTGCAGAAAGGTTCTACCCCTTATCATGTGCCAAGGGTTCCCTATGGTTACTTATTTTTCCTGCTAGAACCTCAATCTGTCGCTTGATTCTGGTAATTGCCATGTTTATCTTGGCTTGCTATCCTGGCCCACTTTCCTCCAACAAATGTTCCCCATGGATGGAAAGAGAAAATTATTTGTTGTCATCAGCAAGATGTGTTAATAACTCCCATTAGTGTCTATCGTGTTGAGAATTGGCCGTAAAGACAGGAAAATTGGGAAAGCAGATTCATTTAACCCCTTCCCGGTGAGCCTGGGACTTGTTCCCAGTCCAAAGCTTCCTTCCAACTGTTCCAGGCAAGAATATGCAATTTGACACCTGAACTTGATATTCTTGGTAGTACTTGTTTTACAGATTTGCTGTGGATCCATAATTCTTATATTTTCCTGAATCTTCTCAAGCAAGATTGTTTTAGCATCGTGCAAATCTAGTCGATAAGAGgatatttaattattttctcTACCAGTTATTAAAGGAAACCCTGGTGCTTTTTCCTTGCTAAAATAACCAACCAAATTTTCTGCTTATACAAGATGTTTTGAGGCACCCTCATTAGTTCAGGCGCAGCTGAAAAAGGTGTAGCTGGGATAGCCAGCTTCATGGAGATCAAGTCCTTAAATACTCAATGAGCTCTGTTGGCGTTGCAAAATTCTATTAGTAGTTCTGCCATGATAATCGTGCAAAGATCCCTTCTCGTGTTTGCATCTCCCAGGATTCCTGATTAAACCACAAGAGATTTACCATGTTTCTCGCTCTCCTATCTAAATATTCATTTGACTGTTGTGACCTTCCGTTGCAGGTCCTTGTTGGCCATCCACATTATGAGGTAACTGGTGGTACCATTCTCTTCAAGGGTGAGAACTTGATTGACATGGAGCCAGAGGAAAGATCTCTTGCAGGCCTCTTTATGAGTTTCCAAGCGCCTATTGAGATTCCTGGAGTGAGTAATTATGATTTTTTGCTCATGGCGTTAAATGCTCGCAGAGAGAAGAATGGTCTTCCAGCTTTGGGGCCTCTTGAGGTTTGAACAATTTAGATTCAACATTAAAGTTTCTGTAATGCGGTGTTATATGTTGCTAATTAGTTTCTAAGATAAGTACAACTCTGACATTTATTTGCTTTATCATGCAGTTCTATTCAGTTGTATCACAAAAAGTGGAGGCCTTGAAGATGGAACCAAAGATCCTTGACCGCAATGTAAACGAAGGGTTTAGTGGTGGAGAAAGAAAGCGCAATGAGATACTCCAACTTTCTGTAAGATCACTACGAAGCTATCTGGTTTGGCTGTTACAACATTTATATGCTACCATGTCCAAATATCACAATTCTGTGTACCATCTATGAAATACTGCAACTTTCATATACCAAGATTTTCCTAATTTAACGGAAATCATGAGTGTTTTGAGCTTGCAATGCTTAATAGTAAATACAATATGTTGAAAGAAGTAGCTACCAGGCCAAGTATTCATTGGGTATTAAGAAAAGCTGAACTAGCAAGTTTTTTTAATTCACTAGATGAATGGTAATTCCGACTATATGAACTTTGCCACTTTGAAGCCTTGTTCAACACTTGCAAGTTAATGAGTTCAATCAATCAATCCGATGAGCGAAGAAGAACACtgcttgtttgatttgctGGACTGGTAACATACCGATATGACCATTTGCTTCGATTTTAGCTAAAACTCCTAAAGGAAGATATCAAAAGTACGTATCCCATGGCAGCCCATGTGGGCTACACGGTAGCAGCCACTGCATGGCACATGCAATGTTTTCCATGGAAGTTATGACTATAATAAGTCAGGAGGTGGCCACGCATGGGATCCTTAGATCGCGTTCTCCATTGGTGAGGTTCAAAACTTCAAATCAGTCATGACTGCAATTATGGGCGATGGTTGCTGGCAGTATGAGGGCTGAACACATGTATCTGGATTTCAAGAACGGCAACAGAGATATGAGAAAGAAATAATAGCATTGTTTGGAATTGATAATAGGTAACAGCTCGGTCAGGTAAGGATTAGCGATTAATCGGATTTCAGACAGATTGATTGGTCGACCATTATACTTtatagtatatatataattatatattcaGCCAGTAAAAATGCAAAAGTAGAAATAGTAGGAagaacagaaaacaaattacctTGATTCCTTGTCTTTGAATCCTTGTATAATCTTCGACTTAAAGGTGACAAACCTACAAAAGGGAAACAACTACGTATCAGTTTGTGCTCTAAAGCTTTCATATAATAAATAATTGGCCAAATCTAAGCAGCTACACTTGTCAAATAATGTCAAACAAACATAGGACGGCATCACAGCAGTACATATTACATATGAGGGTCCACAAATGACTAACATAGAATAGTAGCACACATAGTTCTTAGTTATAATAGAGAAGAATACCTTCCAGTAGAGATGAATGTTTAGAAACTTATATAAATCCAGAGGGTGTTAGTATATTGCCAAGCAAATGGCGTGGTATTCTATTTGGGGAGTAAAAAGCGTATGTCTTTACACATTTAGAATCTTTAGAAACTTATATAAATCCAGAGGGTGTTAGTATATTTCCAAGCAAATGGCATGGTATTTGGGAGTAAAAAGTGTATGTCTTTACACATTTAGTGTTTTATACTATGgtatttgttttgaaaaccaaGTGTTCCTTCACAGCTTCAGCATGATCGTGTGTTGCAATTCAGTGCTTTGATCTCAGCATGAAGTTGGTCTGAAGGCATAATACGCTAAGCTGGTGGAGCTAATTATGTAGGATCTCTTCTTGCTGCAggaattttttatttaaactcttctgttttttcctaTCAAATGGAATCATTCTAGATTTGTCTGCCAGACTTTGTGTCCCCATGCATAAATTTTCAGCTCTAAACATGTCCTATATGA
This is a stretch of genomic DNA from Brachypodium distachyon strain Bd21 chromosome 1, Brachypodium_distachyon_v3.0, whole genome shotgun sequence. It encodes these proteins:
- the LOC100830353 gene encoding proline-rich protein 4, whose amino-acid sequence is MGAAPRGLIYVVCAILIAIAAAVDAADVASVVVGLAKCADCGRKNLKAEDAFKGLQVAIKCKNDDNGEYESKAVGELDSTGAFSIPLDTDLHSSDCFAQLHSEENTPCPGQAPSKIMPLSKGDHDGDVHEKNTFVAVAGKTHYSLSTACTSAFLCDPIKDFFDFFHKKPDAPEPKPKPEPKPEPSPEYGSAPPSPSTPIYH
- the LOC100830659 gene encoding ABC transporter I family member 6, chloroplastic, giving the protein MAPPFAAAAVSSSSPLFSPSSSRPILRRQLPLTSISLRPRRLSLAASAAAAESAGRLLLEVRGLTASVKETGQQILKGVDLTIHEGEVHAIMGKNGSGKSTLTKVLVGHPHYEVTGGTILFKGENLIDMEPEERSLAGLFMSFQAPIEIPGVSNYDFLLMALNARREKNGLPALGPLEFYSVVSQKVEALKMEPKILDRNVNEGFSGGERKRNEILQLSVVGADLALLDEIDSGLDVDALEDVAHAVNGLLSPQNSVLMITHYQRLLDLIKPSYVHIMESGKIVKTGDSSLASHINEGGFKSIATFV